One genomic region from Streptomyces venezuelae encodes:
- a CDS encoding Uma2 family endonuclease: MSVSSARKDYGDCTAKYGRYGIPVYLVVDPYAAEVVVHTQPTGSGYIAAHTHKYGTGKLPIDLADGRTFTLDLDELPRPEPETGAR; encoded by the coding sequence GTGTCCGTCTCCTCCGCGCGCAAGGACTACGGCGACTGCACCGCCAAGTACGGCCGCTACGGCATCCCCGTCTACCTCGTGGTGGACCCGTACGCGGCGGAGGTCGTCGTCCACACCCAGCCCACCGGCAGCGGCTACATCGCGGCGCACACGCACAAGTACGGCACCGGCAAACTCCCCATCGACCTGGCCGACGGCCGCACCTTCACCCTCGACCTGGACGAACTGCCCCGACCCGAACCGGAGACCGGCGCGCGCTGA